From Micromonospora auratinigra:
GGGTCTGGGTGTCGTGGCCCAACTCCCGGAAGTGCCGCTTCACCGACTCCCAGGCGCCCCGGGCGGTGATGCCCATCTTCTTGTGGTCGTAGCCGGCCGAGCCACCGGAGGCGAACGCGTCGCCCAGCCAGAAGCCGTGCGCGGCGGAGATCTCGTTGGCGATGTCGGAGAACGTCGCGGTGCCCTTGTCCGCCGCCACCACCAGGTACGGGTCGTCCGCGTCGTGCCGGACCACGTCCTCCGGCGGCACGATCTTGCCGCTGGAGATGTTGTCGGTGACGTCGAGCAGCGCGCTGATGAACTCCTTGTAGCAGATCACCGCCTCGTCCCGGTCGCCCGGCTTCTGCTTGAGCACGAAGCCGCCCTTGGCGCCCACCGGCACGATCACGGCGTTCTTCACCATCTGCGCCTTGACCAGGCCGAGCACCTCGGTCCGGAAGTCCTCCCGCCGGTCGGACCAGCGCAGGCCACCCCGGGCCACCGAGCCGAACCGCAGGTGCACGCCCTCGAACCGGGGCGAGTACACGAAGATCTCGAACTTGGGCCGGGGCGCCGGCAGCTCCGGGATCGCCTGCGGGTCCAGCTTGAAGGCCACGTACGACTTGGGCCGCCCGCCGGCCGGCTTCTGGTAGAAGCTGGTCCGCAGGGTGGCCTGGATCAACGTCAGGTAGGAGCGCAGGATCCGGTCCTGGTCGAGGCTGGCCACGTCGTCCAGCGCGGTGCCGATCGCGCCGACCAGCTCGCCGCTGCGCCGCTGCCGCTCCTCCATGGTGGTCGCGCCCGGCGCGAACCGGGTCTCGAAGAGCTCCACCAGCAGCTTGGCGATCTGCGGGTACGCGATGAACGTCGACTCCATGTACTCCTGGGAGAAGACGGTGCCGGCCTGCCGCAGGTACTTCGCGTACGCCCGCAGCACCACCACCTGCCGCCAGGTGAGCCCGGCCCGCAGCACCAGCTCGTTGAAGCCGTCCACCTCGGCCTCGCCCCGCCAGGCGGCGGCGAAGGCGTTCTCCACGTGCGGGCGGACCTCGGCCAGCTCCTGGTGCGCCTCGGGCAGGCGCAGCCCGAAGTCGTACAGGAAGACCCGGCCGTCGACCCGGTCCACCTCGTACGGGTGCTCGTCGACCACCCGGACGCCGAGGGAGTGCAGCACCGGCAGCACTGCCGAGAGCATCATCGGCTCGCCGTACCGGTACACCTTGAACCGGACGTCCATGGTCTCGTCGGCCTCGACGACCCGCCCGCCGCCGTTGGTGCGCGGCGCGAGCTGCTTGCGGAACAGGTGCATCTCCAGCTGGCCGGGCTCCTCAAGCAGCTCCAGCTTGGCCAGGTCCTTCATCGCCTCGTACGGCGTGTGCCCGTCCTTGTAGCCCTCCGGGAACGCGTCGGCGTACCGGCTGAACAGGTGCTTGGCCTGCTCGTCGCCGAGCTTGCGCTCCAGCACCAGCCGGTAGTCGTCGTCCCAGAGCCGGGTGGCGTCGGCCAGCTCCTCGGCGAGCAGGTCGGCGTCGATCTCCCCCGGCGGGTCGGTGGGGTCGGTCCGGACGATGAAGTGCACCCGGGCCAGCATCGACTCGGTGACCCGGGTGGTGTAGTCCACCCCCACGCCGTTCAGTTCGCGCAGCAGGATGTCCTGCATGCGCAGCCGGTTCTGGGTGGTGAACCGGTCCCGGGGCAGGTAGATCAGGCAGGAGATGAACCGCCCGTACGCGTCCCGCCGCAGGAACACCCGCAGCTGCCGGCGGCCCGCCATCCGCAGCACGCCGATCACCGCGTGGTAGAGGTCATCGGTCTTGATCTGGAACAGCTCGTCGCGCGGGTAGGTCTCCAGGATCTGGAGCAGGTCCTTGCCGGAGTGGCTGCGCAGGCTCAGGCCCGAGCGGTCCAGCACCTCGGCGACCTTGCGCCGGACCACTGGCAGCTCCTGCACGCTGGTCCGGTACGCGGCGGTGGAGAACAGGCCCAGGAAGCGCCGCTCCCCGACCACCTCGCCGGCCTCGTTGAAAATCTTGAAGCCGATGTAGTCGAGGTAGGCCGAGCGGTGCACGGTGGCCCGCGAGTTGGCCTTCGTGATGATCAGAAGGCGCTTCTCCAGCACCTTCTCGTGCGCCTCGGGGGTCATCGAGGAGAGCGCCCGGGCCTCCGGCGAGTCGGAGCGCAGGATCCCCAGCCCGGTGCCGAGCACGGCCTCCAACGCCTGGCCGCCGGTCGCGCCGTCGGTGTCGACCAGCCGGTACTCCCGGTAGCCGAGGAAGGTGAAGTGGTCGTGCGCCAGCCAGCGCAGCAGCTCCACCGAGTCGGTGATGTCCTTCTCCGGCACCGGCGGACGGTTGTCCGAGGTACGCGCGGAGGCCAGCTCGTCGGCGAGCGCGAGGGCCCGCTGCCGCATCTTCGGCCAGTCCTCCACGGCCTCCCGGACGTCGGTGAGGACCCGCTGGAGCTCCTTGCGGAGCTTCTCCCGCTCGGCCGGGTCCCGGACCGGGTCGATCTCGACCCGCATCCAGCTCTCGACCAGGTCGCCGGCGATCGCGTCGTCCGGCTCCACGTCGGCGGAGACCTCGGTGAGCCGGCCCAGCGGCTCCCGGCGGACCACCACCAGCGGGTGGACCAGCAGGTGTACGTCGAGATGGTGCGAATTGAGCAGGGCCGTCACCGAGTCGACCAGGAACGGCATGTCGTCGGTGACGATCTCGACCACGGTGTGGTGCTGGTCCGCGTCGGGCTCGTGGATGCGCAACTTCAGCTCGCCCGGCACCCGCTGCTGGGCCAGGTCCCGGTGGGCCCGGGCCGCCGCGAGCATCTCCTCGGCGGTGAAGCCGATCAGCTCCTCGTCCGGCGCGAACCGCCAGAAGCGACCCACCAGGGTCGCCGCGTCGTGGTCGTCGCCGGCCAGTGCGACCGCCTGGGCGACCAGGCGCTCCGCGTTGGGCACCGGCTCGTCCAGCTCGGCGTCCTCCGTGTCGTCGACCAGCGCCTGCGACGGCAGGCCCAGGTCGTAGAGGGTGTCGATGCTGGAACCGGCCATCCCGGTCACTCCTGTGTCGAGACGGCCGAAACCGTCCCCGTCGGTCGCCGAATCGAAGCTGTCATCGTCCCGGCTGGTGTCAGCCTGCCGGAGGTCGGGTCCCGGTTTGATCGCCGGACGCCGGTCCATC
This genomic window contains:
- a CDS encoding NAD-glutamate dehydrogenase is translated as MDRRPAIKPGPDLRQADTSRDDDSFDSATDGDGFGRLDTGVTGMAGSSIDTLYDLGLPSQALVDDTEDAELDEPVPNAERLVAQAVALAGDDHDAATLVGRFWRFAPDEELIGFTAEEMLAAARAHRDLAQQRVPGELKLRIHEPDADQHHTVVEIVTDDMPFLVDSVTALLNSHHLDVHLLVHPLVVVRREPLGRLTEVSADVEPDDAIAGDLVESWMRVEIDPVRDPAEREKLRKELQRVLTDVREAVEDWPKMRQRALALADELASARTSDNRPPVPEKDITDSVELLRWLAHDHFTFLGYREYRLVDTDGATGGQALEAVLGTGLGILRSDSPEARALSSMTPEAHEKVLEKRLLIITKANSRATVHRSAYLDYIGFKIFNEAGEVVGERRFLGLFSTAAYRTSVQELPVVRRKVAEVLDRSGLSLRSHSGKDLLQILETYPRDELFQIKTDDLYHAVIGVLRMAGRRQLRVFLRRDAYGRFISCLIYLPRDRFTTQNRLRMQDILLRELNGVGVDYTTRVTESMLARVHFIVRTDPTDPPGEIDADLLAEELADATRLWDDDYRLVLERKLGDEQAKHLFSRYADAFPEGYKDGHTPYEAMKDLAKLELLEEPGQLEMHLFRKQLAPRTNGGGRVVEADETMDVRFKVYRYGEPMMLSAVLPVLHSLGVRVVDEHPYEVDRVDGRVFLYDFGLRLPEAHQELAEVRPHVENAFAAAWRGEAEVDGFNELVLRAGLTWRQVVVLRAYAKYLRQAGTVFSQEYMESTFIAYPQIAKLLVELFETRFAPGATTMEERQRRSGELVGAIGTALDDVASLDQDRILRSYLTLIQATLRTSFYQKPAGGRPKSYVAFKLDPQAIPELPAPRPKFEIFVYSPRFEGVHLRFGSVARGGLRWSDRREDFRTEVLGLVKAQMVKNAVIVPVGAKGGFVLKQKPGDRDEAVICYKEFISALLDVTDNISSGKIVPPEDVVRHDADDPYLVVAADKGTATFSDIANEISAAHGFWLGDAFASGGSAGYDHKKMGITARGAWESVKRHFRELGHDTQTQDFTVVGVGDMSGDVFGNGMLLSEHIRLVAAFDHRHIFLDPDPDAATSFRERRRLFDLPRSSWEDYDRALISSGGGIYPRTAKSVPLSPQVRAVLGLDDDVTQLSPQELMKAILTAPVDLFWNGGIGTYVKASTQTNAEVGDKSNDAIRVDGKSLRCRVVGEGGNLGCTQLGRIEYALTGGRIYTDFIDNAAGVDCSDHEVNIKILLNTAVADGALTVPERDEVLAGMTDEVAELVLRDNYDQARAINNAQAQAASLLPVHRRMISELERAGQLDRALEALPPDEELAVRTETGLTAPEFAVLLAYVKIVLEREIVGEGLADEEWTTDILVNYFPTPLRERFADRMGQHRLRRDIVTTVLVNEAINRGGISFVFRVVEETAASAADVLRAYVVVREVFGLRDLWNAVESLDNQVSPELQTSVYLDTRRLLDRAVRWLVTNRRSPIDVPGEIARLRDGVARLLPDLEQLFYGTEREAIVAHMESLTGKGLPRELAEQATRLMYSFGLLDVVETAQTTGREVSEVASVYFVLSDRFRVDALLSKISLLPREDRWQTLARMALRYDLYAALAALTAEVLGSTPESLPPVERVQEWEQANATSIHRAHRAMGEFDESRADLSALSVLLRQIRTLVRTSAAA